TCTGACTCTGGACCAACGGCGAAGGAAGAGTAGAGAGCGAAGACTTTCTGACCCTCAAAGTCTTCCATGTCCACCCTCAGCTCGTAGGCCTTGGCCTGAGTCAGCAGGTGCATCGTCTCCAGGCCTGAAAGATGAACAGTCGAACGTAGTTTAACTATATTTTCTTAACTGGATGTGTTTCTTAGGAACCTAAACTACCTTTCTTTGATTGTTAATCAAACGCATTATGGTTCATATCCTTCACCAGAAATGCGTCGGTGTGATAAAGTCGTTCTATACACTAcgagtcaaaagtttggacgcaGTTGGAAGCAGCTGGAAgttctgatttattattatttttttttaatatttagtacaCAAAAAGATCAGCCGCTGATAGGAACTGTGACCTCAAACCTGTCAAAATAGTAAATTAGCGCATTTAAATTGCGTGTCTAATCCTATGATGCAGACAGATTGACTGAAATTTAAATAACTGCAGAAGGATGACtttaaacttgtgtttttgtcaataTTTGGTCGTTTACGCGTCGTTTCTGTCGTACCCAGCCAGTACTCTCCAGCAGCGCTGCCGAATCCAGCTTTGTAGTGATCCCACTTCATGAAGAAGTTCACCGTGCCGTCCTGTCTTCTCTGAATGACCTGTTTTTGAAAGTGCAAGAAGAGTAAGTCTTCACTGATTGTGGAGCGTTTTattgtctttctgctctttgttttaGTTCTGATTTCTCAACAACCTGCTCCAGACAAAGTGGGTCATTTAGCAGCTTGAGAGCCAGGAGAcctaatcataataataatttaaaaaaaataatatctaaaAACTGTCCTCACCGTCCACTTTTCTCTGGAATCATCGATGTCGTCTTTGCTCATGTCGCAGTAAACCTGCACTGGAGATGTGGGGCCCGCCGGGTAGATGGTGTACACTCCGTCTTGGCCTGAGCCGGCTTTGTAAATGTCACTACAGTCGGTGGGCAGAGGTGACTGATAAGCCGCTACTGGGAGCAGGACTGCTAACACGACTCTGAACTACAGcgaaaacaaaaatcaaatttGTTACGGTGTGGACACAACAACCCAACACCAACGAACTTAAACGTGATGTTGATCATAGTGTGGACATTACAGCCTGACTTCAGGGTTCTGTGAGGCAGCGTCTGgctaaattacagaaaatattaaaatatgtaaataataaattgaatttaaaatctgaaGCTAATCAGTAATAAGGGTTACATCTAAAAGTGATCAATACATCTgagatttttttccaaataaattattttgtaaaaagtgTAAtataagttttaaaaagtttttttgttttaagttttaaaaagatAGATTTATGATTATAATTAACGCATTAAAATAGAAGTATCCTGTAATGTGCAACATCATCATGCAGTTGTTTTGGTAACGTATGATAAAATTGTTACATACCATCATCCTTTAATCCACACTGTAaatatccttaaaaaaaaaaaaggaagcaaagaCATATTTGAGCTTTCAagaaagggtaaaaaaaaaaaagcagttcagGAGTTGAGTCGTGCATAAACTTACCTCTTAGAAATGTGCTCACAAGACCTTGCGAGCCTTTTATAGTGGTTCACCGTTGGCTGTTGCATCACCCAGTACTTTCCGTGTTTTCCACCGTGCAATAAGTaacactgtgtttcttttctcccaGTTTGTCGGTGTTAGCACATTGAAATACACCAGTGGTGCTCAAActgtattttcttctcttttgacGTTATGATGTAATTTTAAAGAAACTAAGCTCTTTTTCTTGAAAAACCTCTAAAACATTTTTCGTTTGACTGTTTGGTTTCAGCTGTTTGCTTTCAGCGGCCTGTCACATCACTTAAAATCAATAATGTGCTGGACTTTATTTGACTCACAACTATTCAAAGACCGAGTTGGTCGATGGCCAGCAGCAGCAAATGACTAATTTTCTGTTATCGTGGTTTAGCTACAACCCTGTGACGCTGCTGTGGCTGATGTCACAACATCATTAGCAATCAGTGATTCTGGTCACTTGATGAATCTAAAGTCCCTCCGTCTCCCTGACGAGCCAATAACGAGGTAAATACGTGGCTCCCGGGCTGATAAATTCTCAGCTGTGTGTCAGTTTATccaagttttgttattttctacTGTGCAATTGTaaagacagaaaaccaaaacagtgagcTCATTTCCTCTACAAAGTGTATCCGTAACACTGTAACTATAGCGATAATCCTCTCTGGTGGCTAGCCTGGTCCTGACCAGTGCTAAAAGATGTGTATCTGTGGGTCTATGAGAGACTCAAAAGCCATTCATGTGATGCTGTGGAGGTTGGGGTCGATGGATGGGTTAAAAAAACAGATAAGCTTTTGTTTAATTCACAGTCTGCATGGTTTCTCTTAACCATAACTTTAGGCATTTTCTAACTTTGACCACATGATTATAATCATAACTAAGTCAAAACGCAGTAATTCACTTCACAAAGTCACACATTAGCTCAAACTAATTTCTTTTTAGCACTGacaaaatttagatttttgttgttgttgttgttgttgttgttgttgtgtgtcaaTCACGTGTTGCGTATTTCAATTACAAGCTCCCGTGTGCTACTGTTAGCAGCAGAGGAGGCCTGATGCTAAGCTCCTCCATGACACTTAAGCTTGATTCCATGACCGATGCTGATTACTCCGTCGTGTAAACAGCTTGACGCTGATGAGCTATTAGCAGTCACGGACGTTTGCCTGACGTGATACGCTACTTAATAACGTAACGTTTTGTCTTGTGGATGGATTTGACTGAGCTGAAGTCACCTCAGCCTTGTTGTTTTCAGATTGCCCTCATACAAAGTTaacctgtgttgtgtgtctctttaaTACCTGAGAAAACATCCAAAGCCTCCTAATCTGTCTGACTGGCTCTGGGCCTCAAAGCCTCATCTGCTATTAGCGTGtacttctttctctttgtgtaaCCTTGCCTTGTTGTGACGGCCACGTAGAAAGACATTAGAGGCAGTAGGCAGGTTGACCGCGTCGGTGGATTCCATGAGTCTGCCCGTTTGACATCTTTTTGTGTGAGCAGATAAGGACGCGAAGCTTGGACTGCCAGGCGTCCTAGCTGAGGTTTAATTTAGTGGCTCCTGTGTGTACGGTGCAGGCCAATGGAAGCAGGAGATGGTGGATTCAGACATGGTGAGTCAGAGAGGGATTTCCTGAGACACTGGAGATTtaatgtcgtttttttttttttttttttttaaatacatttatgggAGAGGTGTTTACAGTATCAAAAAGGATCATGCATCATTGTTACTGTTACCTGCGTCTCTTAATGAAACTGACTGATGTAAACGACTAATATGACTAACATAAAGCCAGAATCATTCTAGGTACCCTATGATCCAGTGAATCTGAGACAGTAGCATAACTGTCGTATGCTACATAGTATTAGCCTTGAGGGCTCTCATTGCTTACTATTAAAATTTGAATTGTAAATATCAAAAGCTCGGGACTGGATTTCcatctgttttctgctttagtcaTGGCAGTATACTTTTGTTGATTACAATCAACTCGAAATTACACTTTGTTCGATTAACCTAACCTAGTGTGTGAGTTAACTTTCTTTGGGTTTCGTTTTTGTGCGCCTGACGTCATgatattttttcagattttttcagaaacacgttttttgttttcttttttctagttTGTCCTGAAAGTCGTAAACAAATCAgcttatttggtttaaaggaattgcTCCCTCATTAGATTAATATGCTGAACATTATCTTCAATCTAACTTGCAAAAGTTCAACAAACTTAATTAAACTGGGCGTTACCTATTAAAGTAATGTTTTTAAGTTGGTCCAacaaatttctttatttcattgttgGCCTAAAACTGTTCTAATCTGGGTGTCCTTGGTTGGATGCATCAATCCCCTTTGTTTATCCATATAAGCCAGAATTTAAAAAACGATCTAAACTATGATTAAAAATGGATTAATTGAGCAGCATTAAAGTTACAAACAGACAGTATCTGACCAAGCAGCTGATACAGTTGATTGACGTATGATTTTTCCAGGGAGCGACTCCGGCACTGACGTTGATGctagtttgttgttgtgtagttcCTGATGCCAGTTTATGTCCTGGAAATATTCACTAGTGACAAACTGAAGAAATCTGCCTCGACTTTTTGAACTTTTCtctaaacttcttttttttttttttgccaaggcTTGAAGGGAAATGGGATTCATACTCCTGTTTGTGGGGGCCACCAGCCATAAATATCTAAAAGGATGAAGGAGCGTCAACTTGACGCCgtctttcatttttacacatttctttttaacaagTGGCATTTGGTTGCCTGCACATCCTGCCACACTCTGGCGCTCAGAGCCGAGCGCTGCCCTCCGACCCCGTGTTGCTCCGGTGAGAGTTGGTTTGAGATTAACGCCGGAACTCTTcaacctcccccctccctcccatcctccctTACGCCTCCTCCATGCTCTGGACTTTCTCACTTGCGAGCCAGGTATTTTTAGCTGTGACATAATGCCCctatctctctttctcacactctTTCACTCcctgtctctgcctccctctcacacagacggtccctcccccctctccctctccctctccctctcccactcccTTTCCTCTCTTGCCCCCtaccatccctccctccctcccttcctccctccctagCTTCAAGGCTAGGGCTAGCTGCTACAGTAACTGAGTGCTCAGGTTTCACACTTTCAGCTGCAGGCTGAGAAACATGGCAGTGGAGGAGGCAGCAGAATATTTGGCAGAAGTAAGTCGTCACTGTACTTTACTGTAAAGTCATTGAGCTCTCCGGCTGTACACAGACTCCCGTCTCCTGCTACTAGATTTGGGAAGGCATCgtatttattgatgttttgtTGTATGAGGTTGGGTGATGGAGGGGGACGTTGATGGGACAGGTCGCAGTGGCAACTCTGCTGCACCACTCTGCTGCAGTGCGTGTGTTtatggacgtgtgtgtgtgtgtgtctatacacctgtgtgtctgtttgcaaCCCTAACTGCTCGGACTGTGATTGCAATTTAATAATTCGTGCTGATTTGCGAGTGCACATACAGCGTTCTGTGGATACAGTTTCATGATGCAGACTGGCATGAATGGAGGCACCTGACCTTGGACGATGGCGcatgctctgtgtgttttttggaaaaagGGCAGAAGGGAGATGtaaagaaatgtagaaattagATAAAGataacaaatatattttgttgttatCTTCAGCTCTGTTTAGTGAAGTTAAAAGACATCCATCTCAATAAAAAGGTCTCCTTTAACCTGGTGAAATATGATATACACTGCAGTGTTGCCATTAATCAATAGTCATTAATAAGGAATTAACTCAGATATAAACCGATATAATGCAGTATTTATCTAACCTGCAAAGAAAACCTAAGCTGTTTTGCTGTAAAATGTTCCTCATGTACAACCCCTGGCTGGCAATATGCATGACTGCCACTCTCTTGTTCCTCAGTGTTGTCGCTGGTTGTGGAGGGCAGCTCCTGTGTTGGAATGTGTGTAACTGTATGAGTGTGAAGCGGCGGTGGGTTCTTGAAAAAGAATGACCGAAACATTCTCGGCATATCTTCATGTGAACGTCTAATGTGGATAAAGTTACGCCGGGCGACGGCATCTAAACCGGTCGTCTAAAACAATGCCATGTTCAATGTCCCTTTGAGGCGTTCGTGTGTATTTTGGAAGCAAGTGAAATCATTGAAAGGGTTGTTGGGCAAAGTGATGCATGCCCACCAAACTTCATACAAATCTGATCACGTTTTCAAGTGTCTTACAAGGAAGAAAACTACACGATGGACTCTTTCTTTGCAGGACCTTTAccgaacaaacaaaaaacatcctcttctttATAAGCTGTATATTGTGACCTCGTATTTTTGTCTAGTGAAAATATAGACCTTAATATAGACCAGGATAATTAGTGGCCAACCTTCCTATAGCTGTCTTTATCATTCAGTTAACTCTTTTGAcctataaaatataataacaaaacacacaaaaaaagcttttaaaagcttgttttgtcGTCTAACAATTGTTTCTACTCCAGTGTGGACACTGTAATAGTGTGATAAACAACATAGTGACGACTGCATACTTGGCTCATCCCAAACCGGTGTGGCACAGTAATAGAGCAGCAGAAACCTGAGAGGCATGCTAATCAATGCAGTGGAAGTTCGTGGCAGGAACTGCGGCCGTGCACGTTCattaacagacatttaaatgaattctgATTCTGTAGATGAGTAGTTAGTGCTGACATTTCTGTGTGCACATGATCATGCCTATTGTCCACTGTACTGTAATTCAGTCAGGTCATAAGCCCCTTCCTCCCATAGTTTGCTGTCAACTGTACTGAACTGTACTTTAATACTgaagttttttttgggggggttgcGTTACAGTGGCTAGCCAGCTGCACTTAGTTCCTCACTGTACTTTAAAACAATGGCAACCGGACCGAACAACTGTtgttggagttggagctaaAAAGTGTCGAGAAACAGTGTAACTGATATCACTgtaatgcagaaaaactaaCCCATGCTACATAAATCTCTCTTCATTCTCATTACACTGGAGTTTTAAGTCAGGTGTCTGTGGACGGCATATGCTTTATGTCATATGTCACATACAATGGTTGATTATCATGTTTGAAGAGTGGCCTGCGTGAGCTGGGAGTGTGATGGAGAAACAAGGGTTACTAATGTAACCAGGGTTctatgattttttattttagaataaaatagatTCTTGAAAGCGTTCAAGGAAAGTTTTGGatgtttaaactgctatgtatatacatatatattttcattttaccccacaaatttaaagacaGCCCATTCAGTCCTCAGGTGATTTCTGATGTgtgtaggtatgtttatgtcaggtatgtttacggaagttgcatggccaccctactgttgcacatgtttgaaataaaaaataaaaatatattaattaataaatatttttgaacCTGTGCAATGTTTgagtagcttaatattgaatacaaaatgagttgccaagtttaatatagaacatataagTAGGCAGGGGGTCATAGGTACACTCATGTTGACGTTGTTTGTGTAATTTGCTGTTACTTTCAGAAAGCGGAGCCTACATTTTGCACTGttgctttaaatttaaagatgaaaaaccTTCTCACATATGTGGATTCGGTTCAAAGATGTTATCATCTCTATATCCAGCTCAGTTGTCTCTTGTGTAATTGAAAATTCTCATCTGGACTTCAATGCTCTTTGGCTAGACTGCTTTTTAAGTGGGTGATGCTTTGAACTGGAATTCTGATAACGCTCTGAATCATGAGCAGCCAAGCCTGCTgccacatttaatttgaaaggcTTGGCATTGTGCCTCACAGTCCTCCACAGTGCTGCCTCAATGCATTCTGCCTTTACAAACCACTGACTGCAAGAAATCttgctgaatgttttatttcGAAAATGAAAGTTGTGTCTGCGTTGTGCATTTAGCGTCTCATTTACAAGGGCAGAGGTTAATTACACATTCGGACGGAGGGTTCTTTTCCAGCTCAGAGACGCACTGTAATTACTTAAATATCCAATGACCtctcaaaataaatgtcattccTATTTACTGCAAATTTCTGTTTCCGAGAACAGATCTGTTATTTCCCTTCTGCTCAGATGTTGTGTTTCCAACAAAGGGAGATGACACCTGACATGTGTAATATCCATGAGAGGTGGGTTATGATACAGTGTGAGGTGAAAGGCACAGATGTACTGAACACAACAGAAAGTGAAGATACTATAATTTGGTTTAAGAACTTCAGCCTCTGCGTTGTGACACAGCTTCTTCTGCAGGGTTGTTTATGACCACTACAGCCACAAATGATATGCATGTTTTTAGATTCAGTGTGATTTCCACTTTTAGAGGAAACTATGTCTGGTGTCCAATAAACAACCTTAATTCAGCCTAGAAATCCTGGAAAAAGACATATTATTCGGCACCAAAAATAACTCCAAGGGGAGGATGTCTATACGTCCGTGGGTACGTGGACATCGGCAGTAGTGGCTGATCGGTCATTCAGCTTTTTTAActagttttttgcaaaaatgtaaagaaacatGAGCAGTTtgcttttttgcaaaaaaaaatgatgtatttGTAAATGTACACTGTAATAGTTGTGATGATGGTTGGTTGGGCTAAGTTTGTAGAGTGGGTTGTCTGCCTGTTACAGGGTTGCCAGTTTTATCCCTGGCCCATCCATACCAATGGCAGACATGAACCTTGTATGTCAGCATCATCCAGTGTCTCTGCTGGTGCTGATTTACAGTGTATTAGCCTTTAACAAGGTCAGACAAGAGTTAAAGATACTGGACATCGATATTAACTACTGAAGTCACAATGTTACTCAACAGTTATTAACATTTACAATGCCTCCAATGCCATAGTAAGTGACGCCAACACCAATAATCTGCCGTATTTGAGAGGTCTGTAAACTACTCCCAGTAGTCATTCAGTAAacttgcgtgtttgtgtttcattgtgtgcTGTCACGGCTGCAGCCTGACGTCCGGTaagcctccctcctctctggatGCTGACACCAGAAACACACTGTGTATGAGTGATGATGAGCTCAGATAAGATCCATTCACTGAGAGGGAAATGAGCTCAGCGACCAGCTTTGAGCAACAATCTGTCCACAATAACAAAGATCATGGTGCAGTGAGCGTGACAAGGCGCTATCAGTCTCAATCATCTGGTCAGCTTGATTGTGAAGTCGTGCCGTGTATGTTGTGAGCGTTTTAAAGAAATCGTATCAGATAAACCAGTTGAATTAATCAGTTAAGCCAGTTGTCATATACAGCTGAAAAAATATTTAGGAGAAAAAACGCtgtaatatgtatttaaaacatgtaCTTCTACTTAAAAATCGACTTTGTGAAAGGGTTCACATGTGGGGATGAAGCGTGATAGTTCTCAAactttctcattcataaaaagctaaaattggggacatttttggggacagctttagccgggggacatttcatccaaaatggggactgtccccagaaatcagggacatctggtcaccctaaaaaaacccaaacaactgacctggcactttttttttggtcttctcgttctgccacttttttttttttggacctttccatatTCACCTCACGGTGACAAGTGCTCCAGTCTAGTTACCTTTGCTTAACATTCATAGCACGTAAGCTTGCCGTTAGTGTGCCAGCTAGTGAAACCAGAAATCGTGTCCACAGATTTTGTACATCCATATGCACATATCCGTTTATGGAGATCCTTCACAAGGTGGGCGAAAGGATGACTCCTGTTCGGAAATTTGAGTCTGAGAAAAGTGGGCGGGAACTTCCCCGCAATCTTCAAAGGAGATGACATCTTGGGAATTTTCTCTGCTTGTGCTACTGTAACACTATATTTTAGGATTAACACTAATTCAATGTTGGTGATGATTGAATATGGTTGTAGTTTGTGAATTCAGTTGTCATGGATTATGTTCTGTACTAAACGCTCCAAAATGTAACTAATGTAACCAACAACATGTAGACTCATGAGTAAAGGGTAATTTGAGAGAGCTTATAATCTGTTGGgtgtagaaataaaatatttgccCTCCAGCCTCTTTCCTATCGTGCCTTTTCCCGTATTGTCCAGCCTTTGGCACGCTGTCCCAAATGTAGTCTGTGTTTCTACATCTCACGCCGTCTAACCCCCTCCCTGCTTTCACCAGCTCGGCCACACCCTGACATCCTCACACACGGACCGATTTACTCATGTGCACACAGAGTATATTTAGACCCCACTTTCAAAGTCCTTAGCTCAGATTGATTGTCATTCCCAGAGTTAACTGCAAATtgccctgcagctgctgctctctgtgtaGGGCGCTTGCATTTCTGCAGCTCAGGAGTCCATTTTCCTTAAAGTGAAgctgttttccatttgttgATGTGAGGGCTGAATTTGCCACAGCTGCAACCGTGAGCCTTGGGCTACCGTTAGCATAAAACTAAAGAACAAAACCTCACGTTGGCACCAAGCGAACCTGATCCAACAGATGTGGCAAATCTCTGGGTTGAAGGCTTTGACTTGGCAGGCTGCTTGATCTTGGCTCGGTGTGGTGCAGTTTACCCCAGCAGGCATGTTGGAGACGgtgtattttcatttctttcacccTCAAACCTGCCACTGGAAATGTTTTCCAATGTAAGCTCTCGTTCATTTTCTGTCAGCTGCTAATAACATGCCAGCCTTGAGGGATTTGCTCAACTTATCTCTCATTGCAGGGATTCGTTAGGATGCCATGACACATACGTAATAACTTCTGACTAATGCATTACTTTCATGCATTTCCAAGGCAATATGTAGACGAAGCTCCTTAAAATGCGTTGTTCACTCTTTTCCTTTGCATATGAAGAGAGAAATCACTTTTGTATTCACTGTGAAGCTGTGATTCTAACCACCCTGTTCATCTCTTCCTGCAGACGGATGTAAACGCCTGTTATCTGCGAGCAGCTCGAGCCGGGAACCTAGAGAAAGCTTTGGACTACCTGAAGAATGGAGTCGACATCAATATTTGCAATCAGGTAAGATAGCTTGTTGACAAAAGCTGTCAGATCTCTAGCGGATATTCCATCTAAATACTCGTCGTAAAAACACTAATATTCCCAAATGCACTACAACCATGTAACCCATGAAGCTTCGAACgctgaaaatgaaatatttgtttttagcCATTCAGGCTAACATATCTCAACATTATAAGATAGTTTGCTATTAAAAATAGTATGGACATTCTTTGTTGCAATTGACCAAAGTCCCCAGTCCCCACTtaagacagaataaaaacaaataaagcattTCAAAgcgtgtcaaaatgtctgccatGTAAATAgtgtgaaataaactaaacgTAGTCCTCAGATGATTAAACCAACTGACTCTGACGTTACATTACCCCCATGACTTGATATTAATATTTGGCAAAGACACTGGTAATGACTTTACTGATCCCTTAACATTTTTCCATCGTCTTCATTTCCTCATGCTCATATGCTAAAGTGAACAAACGTCGTGTTGGCACATGAGCATATTAGCACAttgacattagcatttagctcaggGCACCGCTATGCTAAATCTCAAAAACCATATCTGCAGACTCCAAGTCTTTCACCCCTTTATTTGACATTTGAGTTTTCTGTCGACAAAATTAGAGTTAATGTAGAGGATTAACTCTTTAGCAGGACAGCCACTGTCTGCCTTTGAAAATATCTGTAGGCAGGTGCTTTAAAGGGCAAACCTGCTGATAGTCTAcctttttattcctttatctACAACAGAGGAATGGGTTTTTGTACATCCAGAAACTAATATTTGTTCATGTGACGAAAAACTTCCTGTCCAAAAAATCTACAGAACACCACACTGCTGATCAAATGCAGACGTCTTTATGATTCCATACGCGGGTGTGTGTAGAATTAATCGTGTGTCTTGGCTCCCCTGGTACGTTTCCTCTGCTCTTTAGTGTCACGTATATTCTGGAGCAGCTATCGGTGTGTTGTTTGAACCAGATAAGAAAAGGACTAGCGCCTTATCAGATGCATTGTTTTTATGGGTTTTGTTTACAGTAAAAATATACGTACAAGATATGGATTGAGGATTTAGCTGAGgattcaaaacacaacaacaacaacgaccacctCCTTCTCTTGGTTTTAATGCCCCTATCTCTGtgtgtctcctctctgcagaaTGGCCTGAATGCTCTCCATCTGGCCTCAAAGGAGGGCCATGTGGAAGTGGTGGCTGAGCTCATCAAGCAGGGCGCCAACGTGGATGCAGCTACCAAGGTGTGTGCCCCCTACATCCCCACCCAGGAGtcgtgtaaacacacacatacgcggTGCACGCGTGacttcacacatacacagtttTGCTGCGTTAGCATCTTCTCAAAGTCACCGTCTGCTTGGGCGGCTCTCAGGAGGGGATGAATGGCCGCGTGTCAGAGCTGATTTAGTGAAAAGGCCGTCCTGCCGTGTGCGTGACGGTATCTCACCACATAGAGATTTCTTCTCCGGGAGGTGTGTGTAAACTCTGTCACTGTGACATGGCAGCCAGTAGTGATCCAATACAGCAAGGTAAACTCATCCAAGTGGAAAAATAATTCTACAAGACTGGATGCCAGCGCACCCTGGATTAACCGCAGCATGAGCACCCACCACTACCTTTTAGACTCGCTTTGCATCCAGCTGTTGCAATTCTTTGTAAACCGGTTCAAATAAGTACAGTTGAACCGCGTTGTCCCGGCTTTACTAGCTTGCGGAGCTGCCTCGCCACAAGGCTACAGTTATAGTTAAGCCGGGGAGACGTTGTTTACATCCTGTCACGCTGCCACGAGCCTGTCGTAATGAGTAGATGCTCCTTTCTGCACAGTGGGCGAGTGGAAATAGGTGGAAATAGTTCCTATGCTTTTCTCGAGTAACCAGCTCAGAGACATTGCCGTttcgttttttttaaatgttttatttaatattattatttggcTCTTTGAGCACCACATGTTGCACCTAGTTCTTCTATGAATAGTTTAGTTTTGGGTTTAATTTTTTAGAACTTAAAGCtcttgaaaataaaa
This window of the Mugil cephalus isolate CIBA_MC_2020 chromosome 16, CIBA_Mcephalus_1.1, whole genome shotgun sequence genome carries:
- the LOC125022134 gene encoding microfibril-associated glycoprotein 4-like; the encoded protein is MMFRVVLAVLLPVAAYQSPLPTDCSDIYKAGSGQDGVYTIYPAGPTSPVQVYCDMSKDDIDDSREKWTVIQRRQDGTVNFFMKWDHYKAGFGSAAGEYWLGLETMHLLTQAKAYELRVDMEDFEGQKVFALYSSFAVGPESEGYRLNLGTFVRGAAGDSLSLHNGQKFTTTDRDQDTHNSNCARLAYGAFWYQACFGANPNGIYTWGPSPHAAGVQWNSFKGLDYSLKTMIMKIRPVAAQK